The following proteins are co-located in the Toxotes jaculatrix isolate fToxJac2 chromosome 9, fToxJac2.pri, whole genome shotgun sequence genome:
- the psmd8 gene encoding 26S proteasome non-ATPase regulatory subunit 8, whose product MATRVFHDSHLTYYGGRCRTFCRITMALKETAGLYETLKAEWNKKNPNLSKCGELLSKLKISLLELNFLPTGGSALTKQQLILARDVLEIGALWSILKKDIPSFERYMAQLKCYYFDYKDELPEAAYMHQLLGLNLLFLLSQNRVSEFHTELERLSARDIQTNVYIRHPVSLEQYLMEGSYNKVFLAKGNIPAESYTFFIDILLDTIRDEIAGCIEKAYEQIQFSEATRVLFFSSPKKMTDYAKKRGWSLSPDGYYSFTSQQQRTEEVTIPSTELAQQVIEYARQLEMIV is encoded by the exons ATGGCAACACGCGTGTTTCACGACAGTCATTTAACGTATTACGGTGGCCGGTGCCGTACATTTTGCAGAATCACCATGGCGTTGAAAGAGACTGCGGGGTTGTACGAGACACTGAAAGCGGAGTGGAACAAGAAAAATCCAAACCTGAGCAAATGTGGAGAACTCCTGAGCAAACTCAAG ATTTCGTTGCTGGAGCTGAACTTTTTACCTACCGGTGGGTCTGCGCTCACCAAGCAGCAGCTCATTTTAGCTC gggATGTCCTTGAAATCGGAGCCTTGTGGAGTATCCTCAAGAAGGACATCCCATCCTTTGAGAGATACATGGCCCAGTTAAAATGTTACTACTTTGATTACAA GGATGAACTGCCTGAAGCTGCTTACATGCACCAGTTGCTTGGACTGAACCTGCTCTTCCTGCTCTCACAGAACCGTGTGTCTGAGTTTCACACAGAACTTGAGAGACTGAGTGCACGAGATATTCAGACCAACGTATACATCAGACACCCAGTGTCCTTAGAGCAG TACTTGATGGAGGGAAGCTACAACAAGGTATTTCTTGCCAAAGGAAACATCCCTGCTGAGAGCTACACATTTTTTATAGATATTCTGCTTGACACAATTCG TGATGAGATCGCAGGCTGCATAGAGAAAGCATATGAGCAGATCCAGTTCAGTGAAGCCACTCGTGTGCTTTTCTTCAGTTCACCAAAAAAGATGACAGACTATGCGAAGAAG agggGATGGAGTTTGAGCCCAGATGGCTATTACTCTTTCACCAGTCAGCAGCAGCGGACAGAAGAGGTGACCATCCCCTCTACGGAGCTGGCACAGCAGGTCATCGAATATGCACGGCAGCTGGAAATGATTGTGTAA